One window from the genome of [Mycobacterium] stephanolepidis encodes:
- a CDS encoding transketolase family protein encodes MSGPKPPIKSSKKQNVNRLQTRATRFEPDSARLPLVQLSRRQPLFRFPVLPFAATFASFSALLCAEQIRTDYASPRIPVRVVGHRSGMSMGFYGTSHHALEDLSVLPTFTELAVVNATDANRLRAILRAAVDHPGATYNRLGRSRAPEVYPAVSQIAFGRAIRVREGARIPSLLVWWR; translated from the coding sequence TTGTCTGGACCAAAACCACCGATCAAATCCTCAAAAAAGCAGAACGTCAACAGACTTCAAACACGCGCCACTAGGTTCGAGCCAGATTCTGCACGACTGCCTCTGGTTCAGCTGTCGCGGCGCCAACCGCTTTTCCGGTTTCCAGTACTGCCCTTCGCGGCGACCTTCGCCTCATTCTCGGCGTTGTTGTGCGCCGAGCAGATTCGCACCGACTACGCCAGTCCACGGATACCGGTGCGGGTTGTCGGCCACCGCTCGGGCATGTCGATGGGGTTCTACGGCACGAGCCATCACGCGCTGGAAGACCTTAGTGTGTTGCCCACATTCACTGAGTTGGCGGTCGTAAACGCCACCGATGCGAACCGCCTGCGTGCCATCTTGCGCGCCGCTGTGGACCACCCCGGCGCGACGTACAACCGGTTGGGCCGCAGTCGTGCCCCGGAGGTCTATCCGGCGGTCTCGCAGATTGCCTTCGGCAGGGCCATCAGAGTCCGGGAAGGCGCGCGAATTCCGTCCCTTTTGGTTTGGTGGCGATGA